From a single Artemia franciscana unplaced genomic scaffold, ASM3288406v1 Scaffold_1494, whole genome shotgun sequence genomic region:
- the LOC136042569 gene encoding E3 ubiquitin-protein ligase XIAP-like, producing the protein MAAIVKKNMVTKKMSNIKKYFIPKKKKNQLFKKRFLCQQGCQVLKREDVRLQTFTSSWKANFIDIRELAEAGFFYTGLADQVQCAFCGGVMYHFEEGDVPMEEHRRHFERCCFVQGFEPLSLPPASGDISMGLFIYKGSFIHINIVLMTQVINNFLDNSRIYAHCGPMHPGKSTFEARLKTFANWNYSDRMDPHKLAEAGFFYLGVSDKVKCFHCDNNLDHWKVTDDPWVEHARWFSDCVFLTQSKGNTFKKEVKDSFKRKAETENAESRRRLEKKLKTELPNKPKRMNVDMSEEVIEERYKCRVCLDKRVEVIYLPCRHLVCCSICTSVLANCPLCRQVISYTAKVFLP; encoded by the coding sequence ATGGCggctattgtaaaaaaaaacatggttaCGAAAAAGATGTCAAatatcaaaaagtattttattcctaagaaaaagaagaatcaaTTATTCAAGAAGCGTTTCTTATGTCAACAAGGGTGTCAAGTCCTTAAACGAGAGGATGTTAGACTACAGACGTTTACTAGTAGTTGGAAGGCTAATTTTATTGACATCAGAGAATTAGCTGAAGCTGGATTCTTTTATACTGGCCTTGCTGACCAAGTACAATGTGCTTTTTGTGGAGGAGTGATGTATCATTTTGAGGAAGGAGATGTACCTATGGAAGAACATAGAAGACATTTTGAAAGATGCTGCTTTGTGCAGGGATTTGAACCTTTAAGTTTACCTCCTGCATCCGGTGATATATCGATGGGTCTTTTCATATATAAGGGCTCTTTTATACATATTAACATTGTACTAATGACACAAGTCATTAATAATTTCCTTGACAACTCTAGAATTTATGCCCACTGTGGCCCCATGCATCCTGGTAAAAGTACTTTTGAAGCTAGGTTAAAAACTTTTGCTAATTGGAATTACAGTGACCGGATGGATCCCCACAAACTTGCCGAAGCTGGATTTTTCTATTTGGGAGTGTCAGATAAAGTGAAATGTTTTCATTGTGATAATAATCTGGACCACTGGAAGGTAACAGATGACCCTTGGGTTGAACATGCACGGTGGTTTAGTGACTGTGTGTTTTTAACTCAATCAAAGggaaatacatttaaaaaggaAGTCAAAGATTCTTTTAAAAGGAAAGCAGAGACCGAAAACGCTGAAAGTCGAAGAAGGCtagagaaaaaactgaagacAGAATTACCAAATAAGCCAAAAAGAATGAACGTAGACATGTCTGAGGAAGTAATTGAAGAACGATATAAGTGTAGAGTATGTCTGGACAAGCGAGTCGAAGTCATATATTTGCCATGTCGCCATCTTGTGTGTTGTTCCATCTGTACTTCAGTTTTAGCAAACTGCCCGCTCTGTCGTCAGGTTATTAGTTACACGGCGAAAGTATTTCTTCCCTAA